Below is a window of Brassica napus cultivar Da-Ae unplaced genomic scaffold, Da-Ae ScsIHWf_151;HRSCAF=270, whole genome shotgun sequence DNA.
AATCTGATAACACAAATAATCATTGTGGACATGTTACTCATACTGTAATCGTATACTTGTTTAGCATAACGACCCCACAGAGTACACATCATCTTCACATTACTGTAAAATATAAACTTAAGTGAGAAAACAGAATATAGATGTTTAGCtagcaaataaaagaaaaagataaagaaCTTAAGCTTACTTCTGATCACGTAACTCAATCAAGAGCCTCATGTTATCTTTTCcttttatcattttgttttcCAGAGACCCAAAGTTAACTTTGGCCAATAACATCTacataacaaaaacagaaaaaatcaGGAACAAGTATAACAAAACCGAAAGAATATTTAACTTAAAACCATTTTAACCACATTTTAACCACGCGAATTATATAAGTAGAGTATTAATGCTTAGTATTAATACAAATCAAAGCTACATGATAAATGGCATAGAAACTGACTCACCAACCAAACAGTTGTTATCAAACTTTCCACCAAGAAGATCATTGTAGTCCGCAAAATACTTTTCGGGAACTTCAGTTGGAAACTCATCAGCTTTTCCAACAAAAGTTGTTGGAAAGAAGCCAATTTTGTACGGATGTGTGGTTGTATGGTAGTCACCAATAGCATCGTACACTTTGAACAACTAGACGACAATCGCATCTCCCTCATGTAGCTTGTCTTCATACTTTTTGATGAGCTGTTCACCAACTGAAGCATGAATTCTTGTCCCCTGATTGtccatataaattttatgagtTAGACAAGTAAAAGATAAGAGTTCGGTGAAAGCAGAATAAGTAGATATGAAACAataattttcccaaaaaaaactTGAGTTTATTGTatagtaaaagtaaaataaaagacGAATATGAGATGTCAAAAAATGCAGTAATATCTTTACTTACTTCTTTATCAACAAAAACCAATTCAATGGtgtttcctgattctttgttataGTTTCTCCACAAGCGAATAATCCTAACTTCAATACGCGAAGTATCTTTACGCGGTTTTAGTTCTCTAACATAAGAAACAGTGTTTTTTGGGGCTTTAACCAATGCCATTCTTTTCAAAAATTGTTAGCAAAAGAGaagaatgtttgtattttaagaccttGGGGGTCACCTATATATATAAggatttatttttcataacaaTCGaccaatgaaatatttttcataataaataatgaaatcgtttaaagaaagatattaaatttGTATTGTCATAAAGTGATTTGCAGGCGATATGATTTAACTTGCGCaaataatccatattagaaaggtaagttattaaaaacaaacaagctAATTAGAAATTGCATTTAaacaatgtaataaatatgatatcaagtTGCGCAAGTTTActttttgaataataaggaaagttattaatacatgaattaattaataatcttgCACAAGTAATTTATAATAAGGTAAGTATTATCCCCCTATCTGTTTTTGTCAAAACCGAAAATTAATATTGCATTATATGTGGGCTTACCTAAATCGATaatagttttgggcttgtctaAATAGGCTATACACATATTTTATCACCTAAG
It encodes the following:
- the LOC125597706 gene encoding uncharacterized protein LOC125597706, which gives rise to MLQLVNSSSKSMKTSYMREMRLSSSCSKCTMLLVTTIQPHIRTKLASFQQLLLEKLMSFQLKFPKSILRTTMIFLVESLITTVWLMLLAKVNFGSLENKMIKGKDNMRLLIELRDQNNVKMMCTLWGRYAKQVYDYSMSNMSTMIICVIRFCSVKEWKELDQRNTKDVIE